A single window of Leeuwenhoekiella sp. MAR_2009_132 DNA harbors:
- a CDS encoding vancomycin high temperature exclusion protein, with protein MQLKKIILLKLLGYLTLTFVVLLLFISTLSYRIRSYSEPYIFDEASEIPEAYSVLVLGASVLPSGELSTMLRDRVESALLLYENGKVKRFLLSGDNGSTSYNEPRAMKKYLRERGVPEEAIFMDYAGFDTYDSVYRASYIFEIDNAIVVSQRFHLPRAIYIARQMGLNYYGYNGDRRAYELESRNRFREIVANVKAFLELAINKEPHFKGDKIPITGKNN; from the coding sequence ATGCAATTAAAAAAAATAATTTTATTAAAACTTCTGGGCTATTTAACACTCACGTTTGTGGTGCTGCTACTTTTTATAAGTACCCTCTCCTACCGTATTAGATCGTACAGCGAACCTTATATTTTTGATGAAGCTTCAGAAATTCCTGAGGCGTACTCGGTACTTGTATTGGGAGCCAGTGTATTACCCAGCGGAGAGCTCTCTACTATGTTGCGCGACCGCGTAGAATCTGCTTTATTACTCTATGAGAATGGAAAAGTAAAACGGTTTCTACTTAGTGGCGACAATGGCTCTACGAGTTATAATGAGCCCAGGGCGATGAAGAAATACCTTAGAGAGCGTGGTGTACCTGAAGAAGCTATTTTTATGGATTATGCCGGTTTTGATACCTACGACTCGGTATATCGCGCGTCTTATATCTTTGAGATAGATAATGCGATTGTGGTCTCTCAACGTTTTCACTTACCCAGAGCAATTTACATTGCCCGTCAAATGGGACTTAATTATTATGGGTATAATGGAGATCGCAGAGCGTACGAACTCGAATCTCGCAACCGGTTTAGGGAAATAGTGGCTAATGTAAAAGCATTTTTAGAACTCGCGATTAACAAAGAGCCTCATTTTAAGGGAGATAAAATACCTATTACAGGTAAAAATAATTAA
- a CDS encoding NAD(P)H-dependent oxidoreductase has translation MNVITSLKWRYATKKFDAKRIVAEEKINILTEAFNLTATSYGLQPLKLVVISDKELQERLLTASMNQRQVADASHLLVICIEKTVKAPFVTGYFERVKELRGTPDLILKPFREMLENKFDTQPEDETRAWAIQQAYLALGNLLTVCAVEQIDCCPMEGFEPHKYDEILNLGNYDLSSVLVMPVGYRAEDDMFADFKKVRRPLEETIIKL, from the coding sequence ATGAATGTAATAACGAGTTTGAAGTGGCGCTATGCAACTAAAAAGTTTGATGCAAAGCGTATTGTTGCAGAAGAAAAAATAAATATTCTTACAGAAGCCTTTAATCTTACTGCTACTTCGTATGGTTTACAACCTTTAAAACTGGTAGTTATTTCAGATAAAGAGTTACAGGAACGTTTATTAACTGCCTCAATGAATCAACGCCAGGTTGCAGACGCTTCGCATTTGCTGGTTATATGTATAGAAAAAACAGTAAAAGCTCCTTTTGTTACCGGCTATTTTGAACGGGTAAAAGAACTGCGCGGTACGCCAGATCTCATTCTTAAACCGTTTAGAGAAATGTTAGAAAATAAATTTGATACACAACCGGAAGATGAGACTAGAGCGTGGGCGATACAACAGGCCTATTTAGCTTTGGGAAATCTGCTTACGGTTTGTGCTGTTGAGCAAATAGATTGCTGCCCTATGGAAGGTTTTGAACCACACAAGTATGATGAGATTCTCAATTTAGGAAATTATGATTTGTCTTCTGTGCTTGTGATGCCTGTGGGTTACCGTGCCGAAGACGATATGTTTGCAGACTTTAAGAAAGTACGCAGACCTCTGGAAGAAACGATTATAAAACTATGA
- the ribB gene encoding 3,4-dihydroxy-2-butanone-4-phosphate synthase: protein MNTQTITRDIKLNTIEEAIADIKNGKVIIVVDDEDRENEGDFLAASEMVTPEMINFMATHGRGLICTPITEERCKELKLDMMVGTNSDPMETAFTVSVDLKGNGVTTGISASDRAKTIQALIDPDTRSWDLTRPGHIFPLKAKEGGVLRRTGHTEAAIDFARLAGFAPAGVIVEIMNADGTMARLPELVKVAKNFDLKIVSIADLVAYRMQHDSLIVKKEDFNIETRYGSFRLRAYQQTTNDQIHIALTKGTWAIDEPVLVRVNSTFVNNDILSTLTQEQDRKLDKIFETINTTGKGAIVFINQENIANKLLFRLAELKERQETGREHVVSSKMDLKDFGIGAQILHDLGITKIKLLSNSEDHKRVGMIGYGLEITDRVTY, encoded by the coding sequence ATGAATACGCAAACCATAACCCGGGATATTAAATTGAATACCATAGAAGAAGCTATTGCAGATATTAAAAATGGCAAGGTTATTATTGTTGTAGACGATGAAGATCGCGAGAACGAAGGTGATTTTCTTGCTGCTTCAGAGATGGTTACCCCAGAGATGATCAATTTTATGGCTACGCATGGTCGCGGTCTTATATGCACTCCCATTACCGAAGAGCGTTGTAAAGAATTGAAACTCGATATGATGGTAGGCACTAACAGTGATCCTATGGAAACGGCCTTTACCGTTTCGGTAGATTTAAAGGGAAATGGTGTTACTACGGGAATCAGTGCTTCAGACCGAGCTAAAACCATACAAGCATTAATAGATCCTGATACCCGATCCTGGGATTTAACGCGTCCTGGTCATATTTTTCCGCTAAAAGCAAAAGAAGGTGGCGTATTACGTCGTACCGGTCATACCGAAGCTGCTATTGATTTTGCACGTCTGGCAGGCTTTGCTCCCGCCGGTGTGATTGTAGAAATTATGAACGCAGACGGTACAATGGCGCGTTTGCCAGAACTCGTTAAAGTTGCTAAAAATTTTGATCTCAAAATTGTTTCTATTGCAGATCTGGTTGCGTATCGTATGCAACACGATTCGTTAATTGTTAAAAAAGAAGATTTCAATATAGAAACCCGCTACGGAAGTTTTAGACTGCGAGCGTATCAACAAACTACAAATGATCAAATACACATTGCACTTACAAAAGGAACCTGGGCTATAGATGAGCCGGTGCTGGTACGTGTAAATTCGACTTTTGTAAACAATGACATTCTAAGCACCCTGACGCAGGAACAAGACCGAAAACTGGATAAAATTTTTGAAACAATAAATACTACCGGTAAAGGAGCTATTGTTTTTATCAATCAGGAAAACATCGCCAACAAATTATTATTCCGCCTCGCGGAATTAAAAGAAAGACAGGAAACTGGTCGTGAACACGTAGTATCGTCAAAAATGGATCTTAAAGATTTTGGAATAGGTGCCCAAATTCTACACGATCTTGGTATTACCAAAATTAAATTACTGTCTAATAGCGAAGACCACAAGCGTGTGGGTATGATAGGCTACGGACTTGAAATTACAGATCGCGTAACCTATTAA
- a CDS encoding LptF/LptG family permease, with amino-acid sequence MKILDRYILTTFIKNFLSTFIILMFIFVLQTVWLYIKELAGKDLDFVIIIKFLMYFSPRLVTLVLPLTVLLTSIMTFGNFAENYEFAAMKSTGISLQRAMRSLTVFIIGLAITSFMFANYVIPAAEFQSLNLRRNIAQVKPAMAITKGQYTDIADGYVIKVADKQGENGQFLKDVIIYEKDPTRIGNYTVIKAREGELISAEGDNILSLKLIDGNYYDEVEQRDYNKQKREPFVKSYFETYTINIDLSELDNVDMDEKSIDNAYTMLTVMQLRDTLVDISKSYNNHLKTLGTGQIREMYLQNLDSSYLANIPIDTSRVLNTELLENFKDTEKMQLLDRTLAKIKNEINDVKNDKITNGQKVKVLSKYEIALHEKFVLAFGCIILFFVGAPLGAIIRKGGLGLPIVVGVVLFLTYHFIGIFAKNSAEDGSISAWLASWLSTLILFPLGVYLTYRATTDQGLFDLDGFLDPVKKLFRKKDKIATDQTQPLKDSELSNAEKAILKVKTRQELEDIVANYKQYGYSIQFKEAAEVLLKNDAQ; translated from the coding sequence GTGAAAATACTGGACCGTTACATACTAACAACATTCATTAAAAACTTTCTGAGTACATTCATCATTCTGATGTTCATTTTTGTACTTCAGACGGTGTGGTTGTACATTAAGGAGCTTGCTGGCAAAGATCTGGACTTTGTAATTATTATAAAGTTTTTAATGTATTTCTCACCGCGTCTTGTAACGTTAGTGCTACCGCTTACAGTATTGCTTACCAGCATTATGACCTTTGGTAATTTTGCTGAGAATTATGAGTTCGCTGCAATGAAATCTACAGGTATTTCATTGCAGCGCGCTATGCGAAGTCTTACGGTATTTATTATTGGGCTCGCTATCACGTCATTTATGTTTGCTAATTATGTGATTCCGGCGGCAGAGTTTCAGTCCCTAAACCTGCGTAGAAATATTGCACAGGTAAAACCGGCGATGGCGATTACAAAAGGCCAATACACAGATATTGCAGACGGCTATGTCATAAAAGTTGCAGATAAACAGGGAGAAAACGGTCAGTTTTTAAAAGATGTTATTATCTATGAGAAAGACCCTACCCGTATAGGAAACTACACCGTAATTAAAGCACGTGAAGGCGAACTCATAAGCGCTGAAGGAGACAATATTCTTTCCCTTAAATTAATTGACGGAAACTACTATGATGAAGTCGAGCAAAGAGATTACAATAAGCAAAAAAGAGAACCTTTTGTAAAGAGCTATTTTGAGACTTACACCATAAATATTGACTTATCTGAACTTGATAATGTAGATATGGATGAGAAAAGTATCGACAACGCCTATACAATGCTTACGGTAATGCAACTGCGCGATACCCTGGTTGATATTTCAAAAAGCTACAATAACCATCTCAAAACCTTAGGAACAGGACAAATACGAGAGATGTATTTGCAAAATTTAGATTCTTCCTATTTAGCAAATATTCCTATTGATACCAGTAGAGTTTTAAATACAGAGTTACTTGAGAATTTTAAGGACACTGAAAAAATGCAACTGCTTGACCGAACGTTGGCTAAAATAAAAAATGAAATCAACGACGTCAAAAATGATAAAATTACAAACGGTCAAAAAGTTAAAGTCTTAAGTAAATATGAAATAGCACTTCACGAGAAATTTGTACTTGCCTTTGGATGTATTATACTCTTTTTTGTGGGAGCGCCACTAGGTGCGATCATACGTAAAGGTGGCCTTGGCCTTCCTATTGTTGTAGGTGTAGTACTGTTTTTAACCTATCACTTTATAGGTATTTTTGCTAAAAACAGTGCAGAAGATGGCAGTATTTCAGCCTGGCTTGCAAGCTGGTTAAGTACCTTAATCTTGTTTCCGTTAGGTGTATATTTGACCTATAGAGCAACTACAGATCAAGGATTATTTGATCTGGACGGCTTTCTCGATCCCGTAAAAAAACTCTTCAGAAAAAAAGATAAGATTGCAACAGACCAAACGCAACCTTTAAAAGATTCTGAATTATCAAATGCAGAAAAAGCCATTCTAAAGGTTAAAACCCGGCAAGAGCTTGAAGATATTGTAGCAAATTACAAACAGTATGGCTATTCTATTCAGTTTAAAGAAGCTGCAGAAGTCTTGCTAAAAAATGATGCGCAATAA